One Motacilla alba alba isolate MOTALB_02 chromosome 15, Motacilla_alba_V1.0_pri, whole genome shotgun sequence DNA segment encodes these proteins:
- the TRAFD1 gene encoding TRAF-type zinc finger domain-containing protein 1: protein MAIAAVPAAESRLCGNCKKDIPAVNFIIHEIHCRRNIEICPYCSDSIPKSEMKNHIESEHVQVTCKCRMKMESSLLKEHEASSCPLRPVLCQFCDIQLAFNKLQEHELYCGARTEPCGRCGRHVLLRELQEHPRLCGTQHRAAQDSGSEGGAGRSRRGAGDELERPEILHSQLAEDWSDDLDYVLALSLDSENDPHHNTAADIPRDFWEYDYTKEPGQSAHLGGTDLSNISCDSPESLSTSNHSKIDKEMIMLPCEFCEELCPAEDLILHQTGCNPASAFASFSKRSSSPNPWEYSGLQAEGSNSHRSVPSSQRHAVQAEGDIMIPCEFCGIQLEEEILFHHQHHCDLRPASPTGDTAARELPAQPHGDRGESPEPARRRIRHQGDVSPWHAEGSGKLGLCPAAGTRLRTEVAKAGNAALSPPGRAGDAPAARGKPGKGSGSEGTRKDRGDAAAGTAPRARPAQHLQAEAFTSSSSRASPAQPSCGAAGGRSLALSDGRSGLRRRSSKAKGQSPAAGHPEE, encoded by the exons ATGGCCATCGCCGCCGTGCCCGCCGCCGAGTCCCGGCTCTGCGGCAACTG CAAAAAGGATATTCCTGCAGTCAATTTCATCATCCATGAAATCCACTGTAgaagaaatattgaaatatgTCCCTACTGCAGCGACTCCATCCCAAAGTCTGAGATGAAGAACCACATTGAGTCTGAGCACGTGCAG GTCACCTGCAAGTGTAGGATGAAGATGGAAAGCAGCCTCCTGAAGGAACACGAG GCCTCCTCGTGCCCCCTGCGCCCCGTGCTCTGCCAGTTCTGTGACATCCAGCTGGCCTTCAACAAGCTGCAGGAGCACGAGCTGTACTGCGGGGCCAGGACCGAGCCCTGCGGGCGCTGCGGCCGCCACGtcctgctcagggagctgcaggagcacccGCGGCTCTGCGGGACGCAGCACAGAGCGGCCCAGGACAGCGGGAGTGAGGGCGGAGCCGGGAGGAGCCGGCGGGGAGCAG GGGATGAGCTAGAGAGACCTGAAATCCTTCATTCCCAACTTGCTGAAGACTGGAGTGATGACTTGGACTATGTGTTGGCTCTCAGCCTGGATAGTGAGAATGATCCTCACCATAATACTGCAGCTGACATTCCCAGGGATTTCTGGGAATACGACTACACCAAAGAGCCTGGACAATCTGCCCACCTTGGTGGAACAGACCTGTCCAACATCTCCTGTGACTCTCCAGAGTCCTTGAGCACATCAAACCACAGCAAAATAG ACAAGGAGATGATCATGTTGCCCTGTGAGTTCTGtgaggagctgtgtcctgctgaagATCTGATCCTTCACCAG ACAGGGTGCAACCCAGCAAGTGCCTTTGCCTCGTTCAGTAAGAGAAGTTCTTCTCCAAATCCATGGGAATACAGCGGTCTGCAGGCTGAGGGGTCCAACAGCCACAGGAGTGTCCCTTCGTCCCAGCGCCACGCTGTCCAGGCAGAAGGAGACATCATGATTCCATGTGAATTCTGTGGCAtccagctggaagaggagatTCTCTTTCATCACCAG caccactgtGACCTGcgccctgccagccccacaggtgACACTGCAGCTcgggagctgccagctcagccccacgGCGACAGAGGGGAATCGCCAGAGCCGGCTCGGCGACGGATCCGGCACCAAG gagatgTTTCTCCTTGGCACGCAGAAGGCTCTGggaagctggggctgtgccctgctgcagggaccaGGCTGAGGACAGAGGTGGCCAAGGCTGGGAATGCAGCGTTGTCCCCTCCAGGGAGAGCCGGTGACGCTCCGGCCGCTCGGGGCAAGCCAGGGAAGGGGAGTGGCAGCGAGGGGACACGGAAGGACAGAGGTGACGCTGCAGCTGGGACGGCACCCCGGGCAAGGCCTGCTCAGCAcctgcaggcagaagccttcacttccagctcctccagagcttctccagcccagccaag CTGCGGCGCCGCAGGAGGAAGGAGCCTGGCGCTGTCGGACGGGCGCAGCGGCCTCCGGCGCCGGAGCTCCAAG GCCAAAggccagagcccagcagccGGACACCCGGAGGAGTGA
- the NAA25 gene encoding N-alpha-acetyltransferase 25, NatB auxiliary subunit isoform X2, with the protein MAARGHVQDPNDRRLRPIYDYLDNGNNKMAIQQADKLLKKHKDLHCAKVLKAIGLQRTGKQDEAYALAQEVAALEPTDDNSLQALTILYREMHRPELVTKLYEAAVKKVPNSEEYHSHLFMAYARVGEYKKMQQAGMALYKIVPKNPYYFWSVMSLIMQSISAQDENLSKTMFLPLAERMVEKMVKEDKIEAEAEVELYYMILERLEKYKEALDVVRGKLGEKLTSELQSRENKCMAMYKKLHRWPECNALARRLLLKNSDDWQFYITYFDSVFQLIDESWTPPAEEEHSLEGEVHCSIEQAVNFIEERITEESKSSRPLRGPYLAKLELIRRLRRRGCNDEYKLGDPEELMFQYFKKFGDKPCCFTDLKVFVDLLPPSQYTKFIRQLLDVIPLAAAAENEVALPGDIKALQQHLCVVQLSRLLGIYHAMEKKQKLAVVRELMLRYRHGLEFGKSCLKTELQFSDYYCLLAVHLLLDLWLEGEEAAVWQCLTLLEEGLSHSPSNAQFKLLLIRIYCRLGAFEPVSELYSSLDAKHIQHDTIGYLLTRYAGSLGHYAAASQSCNFALRFFHSNQKDTSEYIIQAYKYGAFEKIPEFIAFRNRLNSSLHFAQVRTERMLLDLLLEANISTSLEESIKSMSLSPEEDDIPWKDLRDNRDLTVLFSWDPKDRDISEEHRKLSLEEETLWLRIRSLTLRLVSGLPTLGHTIQPKNSEKTAENGVSSKIDTIRALLQQLEAAVDSGKKFLEQKIQYPVLGPPPTRMAGFFSNGSCQCQTSLFYLVSDIYELDTNGLDSAEIQERIGNSFKSLVERLTDLFNKCKGDLIEVRDGTLKTHPNLLENLVFFVETISIALWVSSYCDSVLRPFKSNLQKKKKKKKESSVAMPPVFTHFLDYVTELQTLTSNVIDHIKGLEIILTALKLEELSLKDTLLLQEEKKFTKTVQGKVQSSYHHSVQEIGELLKKRLDTIKKLKI; encoded by the exons ATGGCGGCGCGGGGCCATGTGCAGGACCCCAACGACCGCCGCCTGCGGCCCATCTACG attATCTCGATAATGGCAATAATAAAATGGCAATCCAGCAAGCAGATAAACTGCTCAAAAAGCACAAGGACCTTCACTGTGCCAAG GTGCTGAAGGCCATTGGCTTGCAGAGGACTGGCAAGCAGGATGAAGCCTATGCCCTGGCACAAGAAGTAGCAGCACTTGAACCCACAGATGATAATTCCTTGCAAGCACTGACCATTCTCTACCGGGAAATGCACAGAC CTGAGCTGGTGACTAAACTTTATGAGGCAGCTGTGAAGAAGGTCCCCAACAGTGAAGAGTATCACTCCCACCTCTTCATGGCCTATGCCAGGGTTGGAGAATACAAGAAAATGCAACAG gctGGAATGGCACTTTATAAGATTGTTCCCAAAAATCCATATTATTTTTGGTCTGTGATGAGCCTGATCATGCAG TCTATCTCAGCCCAGGATGAAAACCTCTCCAAGACAATGTTTTTGCCACTTGCTGAAAGAATGGTggaaaaaatggtgaaagaGGACAAGATTGAAGCTGAGGCTGAA GTGGAACTGTACTACATGATCCTGGAACGTTTGGAGAAGTACAAGGAAGCCTTAGATGTTGTGAGGGGAAAACTTGGAG AGAAGCTGACGAGTGAGCTGCAGAGCCGGGAGAACAAGTGCATGGCCATGTACAAGAAGCTGCACCGGTGGCCCGAGTGCAACGCGCTggccaggaggctgctgctcaaAAA ctCAGATGATTGGCAGTTTTATATAACTTACTTTGATTCAGTGTTTCAACTCATCGATGAATCCTGGACGCCTccagcagaggaagagca CTCTCTGGAGGGCGAGGTGCACTGCTCCATCGAGCAGGCTGTGAATTTCATCGAGGAGAGGATAACAGAGGAGTCCAAGAGCTCCCGGCCGCTCCGGGGACCCTACCTGGCCAAACTGGAGCTGATCAGGCGCCTGCGACGCCGGGGCTGCAATGATGAGTACAAACTGG GTGATCCAGAAGAACTAATGTTCCAGTACTTCAAAAAATTTGGGGACAAGCCCTGCTGTTTCACTGATCTCAAAGTGTTTGTGGATCTCCTTCCACCCAGCCAGTACACAAAG TTCATCCGGCAGCTGCTGGACGTGATCCcgctggcggcggcggccgagaACGAGGTGGCTCTGCCAGGTGACATCaaggccctgcagcagcacctgtgtgtggtgcagctctccaggctgctggggaTCTACCACGCCATGGAGAAGAAGCAGAAGCTGGCAGTGGTGCGGGAGCTGATGCTGAGATACCGCCACGGCTTGGAGTTTG ggAAATCTTGTTTGAAAACTGAATTGCAGTTTTCAGATTATTACTGCCTGCTTGCAGTTCACCTGCTGCTTGATCTGTGGCTGGAAG GTGAAGAGGCAGCTGTGTGGCAGTGCCTGACTCTCTTGGAGGAGGGGCTGTCTCACAGTCCCTCCAATGCTCAGTTTAAGCTGCTGCTGATCCGGATCTACTGCAGGCTCGGCGCCTTCGAGCCCGTCTCGGAGCTCTACTCCAGCCTGGACGCCAAGCACATCCAGCACGACACCATCGG TTATCTCCTGACACGCTACGCCGGCTCCCTGGGCCACTACGCTGCTGCTTCCCAATCCTGCAACTTTGCACTCAGGTTTTTCCACTCCAACCAGAAAGAT ACCTCAGAATACATCATCCAGGCCTACAAGTACGGGGCGTTCGAGAAGATCCCGGAGTTCATCGCCTTCCGGAACAGGCTGAACTCTTCCCTTCACTTCGCGCAGGTTCGCACCGAGCGGATGTTGTTGGACCTCTTACTTGAAGCAAATAT ATCAACCAGTTTGGAAGAAAGTATAAAGTCCATGAGTCTGAGCCCAGAGGAGGATGACATTCCATGGAAAGATCTGCGTGACAACAGAGACCTGACAGTCTTGTTTAGCTGGGATCCAAAAGACAG GGACATTTCTGAGGAACATcggaagctctccctggaggaGGAAACGCTGTGGTTGCGAATCCGCTCTTTAACGTTGAGGCTGGTGAGCGGACTCCCAACTCTTGGTCACACCATCCAACCAAAGAACTCTGAAAAGACCGCAGAGAACGGTGTCTCGTCCAAGATTGACACGATccgagccctgctgcagcagctggaggcgGCGGTGGATTCAGGGAAGAAGTTTCTAGAACAAAAAATCCAG TATCCTGTCCTTGGCCCTCCTCCTACCCGAATGGCTGGCTTCTTCAGCAATGGCAGCTGTCAGTGCCAGACTAGCTTGTTTTATCTTGTTAGTGATATTTATGAACTAGATACCAATGGCTTAG attcAGCAGAAATCCAGGAAAGAATAGGGAATAGTTTCAAGTCTTTAGTAGAACGACTGACAG atttgttCAATAAATGTAAAGGTGATTTGATTGAAGTCAGAGATGGCACCTTGAAAACTCATCCAAACCTGTTAGAAAACTTAGTCTTCTTTgttgag ACGATCTCCATTGCCCTGTGGGTATCGAGTTACTGTGACAGTGTCCTCCGACCTTTTAAATCCAAcctgcaaaaaaagaagaagaaaaaaaaagaaagcagtgtAGCAATG cCACCTGTATTTACCCATTTCCTGGATTATGTAACTGAACTCCAGACATTAACTTCCAATGTAATAGATCATATCAAAGGGCTTGAAATCATTCTGACTGCACTAAAACTTGAAGAGCTGTCCCTCAAGGACACTCTGCTTTTACAG gaagaaaaaaagtttacaaAGACTGTGCAAGGGAAGGTCCAGAGCAGTTACCATCACTCAGTTCAGGAAATTggagagctgctgaaaaagaGACTTGATACCATTAAAAAACTAAAGATTTGA
- the NAA25 gene encoding N-alpha-acetyltransferase 25, NatB auxiliary subunit isoform X1, with the protein MAARGHVQDPNDRRLRPIYDYLDNGNNKMAIQQADKLLKKHKDLHCAKVLKAIGLQRTGKQDEAYALAQEVAALEPTDDNSLQALTILYREMHRPELVTKLYEAAVKKVPNSEEYHSHLFMAYARVGEYKKMQQAGMALYKIVPKNPYYFWSVMSLIMQSISAQDENLSKTMFLPLAERMVEKMVKEDKIEAEAEVELYYMILERLEKYKEALDVVRGKLGEKLTSELQSRENKCMAMYKKLHRWPECNALARRLLLKNSDDWQFYITYFDSVFQLIDESWTPPAEEEHSLEGEVHCSIEQAVNFIEERITEESKSSRPLRGPYLAKLELIRRLRRRGCNDEYKLGDPEELMFQYFKKFGDKPCCFTDLKVFVDLLPPSQYTKFIRQLLDVIPLAAAAENEVALPGDIKALQQHLCVVQLSRLLGIYHAMEKKQKLAVVRELMLRYRHGLEFGKSCLKTELQFSDYYCLLAVHLLLDLWLEGEEAAVWQCLTLLEEGLSHSPSNAQFKLLLIRIYCRLGAFEPVSELYSSLDAKHIQHDTIGYLLTRYAGSLGHYAAASQSCNFALRFFHSNQKDTSEYIIQAYKYGAFEKIPEFIAFRNRLNSSLHFAQVRTERMLLDLLLEANISTSLEESIKSMSLSPEEDDIPWKDLRDNRDLTVLFSWDPKDRDISEEHRKLSLEEETLWLRIRSLTLRLVSGLPTLGHTIQPKNSEKTAENGVSSKIDTIRALLQQLEAAVDSGKKFLEQKIQYPVLGPPPTRMAGFFSNGSCQCQTSLFYLVSDIYELDTNGLEDSAEIQERIGNSFKSLVERLTDLFNKCKGDLIEVRDGTLKTHPNLLENLVFFVETISIALWVSSYCDSVLRPFKSNLQKKKKKKKESSVAMPPVFTHFLDYVTELQTLTSNVIDHIKGLEIILTALKLEELSLKDTLLLQEEKKFTKTVQGKVQSSYHHSVQEIGELLKKRLDTIKKLKI; encoded by the exons ATGGCGGCGCGGGGCCATGTGCAGGACCCCAACGACCGCCGCCTGCGGCCCATCTACG attATCTCGATAATGGCAATAATAAAATGGCAATCCAGCAAGCAGATAAACTGCTCAAAAAGCACAAGGACCTTCACTGTGCCAAG GTGCTGAAGGCCATTGGCTTGCAGAGGACTGGCAAGCAGGATGAAGCCTATGCCCTGGCACAAGAAGTAGCAGCACTTGAACCCACAGATGATAATTCCTTGCAAGCACTGACCATTCTCTACCGGGAAATGCACAGAC CTGAGCTGGTGACTAAACTTTATGAGGCAGCTGTGAAGAAGGTCCCCAACAGTGAAGAGTATCACTCCCACCTCTTCATGGCCTATGCCAGGGTTGGAGAATACAAGAAAATGCAACAG gctGGAATGGCACTTTATAAGATTGTTCCCAAAAATCCATATTATTTTTGGTCTGTGATGAGCCTGATCATGCAG TCTATCTCAGCCCAGGATGAAAACCTCTCCAAGACAATGTTTTTGCCACTTGCTGAAAGAATGGTggaaaaaatggtgaaagaGGACAAGATTGAAGCTGAGGCTGAA GTGGAACTGTACTACATGATCCTGGAACGTTTGGAGAAGTACAAGGAAGCCTTAGATGTTGTGAGGGGAAAACTTGGAG AGAAGCTGACGAGTGAGCTGCAGAGCCGGGAGAACAAGTGCATGGCCATGTACAAGAAGCTGCACCGGTGGCCCGAGTGCAACGCGCTggccaggaggctgctgctcaaAAA ctCAGATGATTGGCAGTTTTATATAACTTACTTTGATTCAGTGTTTCAACTCATCGATGAATCCTGGACGCCTccagcagaggaagagca CTCTCTGGAGGGCGAGGTGCACTGCTCCATCGAGCAGGCTGTGAATTTCATCGAGGAGAGGATAACAGAGGAGTCCAAGAGCTCCCGGCCGCTCCGGGGACCCTACCTGGCCAAACTGGAGCTGATCAGGCGCCTGCGACGCCGGGGCTGCAATGATGAGTACAAACTGG GTGATCCAGAAGAACTAATGTTCCAGTACTTCAAAAAATTTGGGGACAAGCCCTGCTGTTTCACTGATCTCAAAGTGTTTGTGGATCTCCTTCCACCCAGCCAGTACACAAAG TTCATCCGGCAGCTGCTGGACGTGATCCcgctggcggcggcggccgagaACGAGGTGGCTCTGCCAGGTGACATCaaggccctgcagcagcacctgtgtgtggtgcagctctccaggctgctggggaTCTACCACGCCATGGAGAAGAAGCAGAAGCTGGCAGTGGTGCGGGAGCTGATGCTGAGATACCGCCACGGCTTGGAGTTTG ggAAATCTTGTTTGAAAACTGAATTGCAGTTTTCAGATTATTACTGCCTGCTTGCAGTTCACCTGCTGCTTGATCTGTGGCTGGAAG GTGAAGAGGCAGCTGTGTGGCAGTGCCTGACTCTCTTGGAGGAGGGGCTGTCTCACAGTCCCTCCAATGCTCAGTTTAAGCTGCTGCTGATCCGGATCTACTGCAGGCTCGGCGCCTTCGAGCCCGTCTCGGAGCTCTACTCCAGCCTGGACGCCAAGCACATCCAGCACGACACCATCGG TTATCTCCTGACACGCTACGCCGGCTCCCTGGGCCACTACGCTGCTGCTTCCCAATCCTGCAACTTTGCACTCAGGTTTTTCCACTCCAACCAGAAAGAT ACCTCAGAATACATCATCCAGGCCTACAAGTACGGGGCGTTCGAGAAGATCCCGGAGTTCATCGCCTTCCGGAACAGGCTGAACTCTTCCCTTCACTTCGCGCAGGTTCGCACCGAGCGGATGTTGTTGGACCTCTTACTTGAAGCAAATAT ATCAACCAGTTTGGAAGAAAGTATAAAGTCCATGAGTCTGAGCCCAGAGGAGGATGACATTCCATGGAAAGATCTGCGTGACAACAGAGACCTGACAGTCTTGTTTAGCTGGGATCCAAAAGACAG GGACATTTCTGAGGAACATcggaagctctccctggaggaGGAAACGCTGTGGTTGCGAATCCGCTCTTTAACGTTGAGGCTGGTGAGCGGACTCCCAACTCTTGGTCACACCATCCAACCAAAGAACTCTGAAAAGACCGCAGAGAACGGTGTCTCGTCCAAGATTGACACGATccgagccctgctgcagcagctggaggcgGCGGTGGATTCAGGGAAGAAGTTTCTAGAACAAAAAATCCAG TATCCTGTCCTTGGCCCTCCTCCTACCCGAATGGCTGGCTTCTTCAGCAATGGCAGCTGTCAGTGCCAGACTAGCTTGTTTTATCTTGTTAGTGATATTTATGAACTAGATACCAATGGCTTAG aagattcAGCAGAAATCCAGGAAAGAATAGGGAATAGTTTCAAGTCTTTAGTAGAACGACTGACAG atttgttCAATAAATGTAAAGGTGATTTGATTGAAGTCAGAGATGGCACCTTGAAAACTCATCCAAACCTGTTAGAAAACTTAGTCTTCTTTgttgag ACGATCTCCATTGCCCTGTGGGTATCGAGTTACTGTGACAGTGTCCTCCGACCTTTTAAATCCAAcctgcaaaaaaagaagaagaaaaaaaaagaaagcagtgtAGCAATG cCACCTGTATTTACCCATTTCCTGGATTATGTAACTGAACTCCAGACATTAACTTCCAATGTAATAGATCATATCAAAGGGCTTGAAATCATTCTGACTGCACTAAAACTTGAAGAGCTGTCCCTCAAGGACACTCTGCTTTTACAG gaagaaaaaaagtttacaaAGACTGTGCAAGGGAAGGTCCAGAGCAGTTACCATCACTCAGTTCAGGAAATTggagagctgctgaaaaagaGACTTGATACCATTAAAAAACTAAAGATTTGA